The proteins below come from a single Kosakonia sp. SMBL-WEM22 genomic window:
- the gcvP gene encoding aminomethyl-transferring glycine dehydrogenase, with product MTQTLSQLEHHAAFIGRHIGPDTTQQQEMLNSVGAESLDALIGQIVPKDIQLNAPPQVGESTTEYAALAELKNLARRNKRFKSYIGMGYTAVELPPVILRNMLENPGWYTAYTPYQPEVSQGRLESLLNFQQVTLDLTGLDIASASLLDEATAAAEAMAMAKRVSKLKGANRFFVAADVHPQTLDVVRTRAETFGFEVIVDEAEKALDHQDLFGVLLQQVGTTGEVHNYSALIAELKSRKIVVSVAADLMALVHLTAPGKQGADIVFGSAQRFGVPMGYGGPHAAFFAAKDEFKRSMPGRIIGVSKDASGNTALRMAMQTREQHIRREKANSNICTSQVLLANIASLYAVFHGPQGLKRIAGRIHRLTDILAAGLQRGGLKLRHAHYFDTLCVEVADKAGVLARAEAHEINLRSDILNAVGITLDETTTRDDVLALFSVLLGDAHGLEIDALDKEVALDSRSLPAEMVRDDAILSHPVFNRYHSETEMMRYMHSLERKDLALNQAMIPLGSCTMKLNAAAEMIPITWPEFAELHPFCPPEQAEGYHQMIAQLSDWLVKLTGYDALCMQPNSGAQGEYAGLLAIRHYHESRNEGHRDICLIPSSAHGTNPASAQMAGMQVVVVACDKNGNIDLADLRAKAELAGDNLSCIMVTYPSTHGVYEETIREVCEVVHQFGGQVYLDGANMNAQVGITSPGFIGADVSHLNLHKTFCIPHGGGGPGMGPIGVKTHLAPFVPGHSVVQIEGMLTRQGAVSAAPFGSASILPISWMYIRMMGAEGLKKASQVAILNANYIASRLKEAFPVLYTGRDGRVAHECILDIRPLKEATGISELDIAKRLIDYGFHAPTMSFPVAGTLMVEPTESESKAELDRFIDAMLAIRAEIERVKQGEWTLEDNPLVNAPHTQHELVSEWNHAYSRELAVFPAGAVNKYWPTVKRLDDVYGDRNLFCSCVPMSEYQ from the coding sequence ATGACTCAGACTTTAAGCCAGCTTGAACATCACGCCGCGTTTATCGGCAGGCATATCGGCCCGGACACCACGCAACAGCAGGAGATGCTGAACAGCGTTGGCGCAGAATCGCTCGATGCCCTGATTGGGCAGATCGTACCGAAAGATATTCAGCTCAATGCACCGCCGCAGGTGGGGGAGTCCACCACTGAATATGCCGCGCTCGCCGAACTGAAAAACCTGGCCCGCCGTAACAAGCGCTTTAAGTCTTATATTGGCATGGGTTACACCGCCGTGGAGCTACCGCCGGTGATCCTGCGTAACATGCTGGAGAACCCAGGCTGGTACACCGCTTATACCCCCTATCAACCGGAAGTGTCGCAGGGGCGTCTTGAATCCCTGCTCAATTTCCAGCAGGTGACCCTTGATCTGACCGGGCTGGATATCGCCTCCGCCTCGCTGCTGGATGAAGCGACTGCCGCCGCCGAAGCGATGGCGATGGCAAAACGCGTCAGCAAACTGAAAGGCGCAAACCGCTTCTTCGTCGCCGCCGATGTTCATCCGCAAACGCTGGACGTGGTGCGCACCCGTGCGGAAACCTTCGGCTTTGAGGTGATTGTTGATGAGGCGGAGAAAGCGCTCGATCACCAGGATCTTTTTGGCGTGCTGCTTCAGCAGGTGGGTACCACCGGCGAAGTGCACAACTACAGCGCGCTGATTGCCGAGTTAAAATCACGCAAAATCGTGGTCAGTGTTGCCGCCGATCTGATGGCGCTGGTACACCTGACCGCGCCGGGCAAACAGGGTGCCGACATTGTTTTCGGCTCCGCGCAGCGCTTCGGCGTGCCGATGGGCTACGGCGGCCCGCATGCCGCCTTCTTCGCCGCGAAAGACGAATTCAAACGCTCCATGCCGGGGCGCATTATCGGCGTCTCTAAAGACGCGTCCGGTAACACGGCGCTGCGCATGGCGATGCAGACCCGCGAGCAGCATATTCGCCGCGAGAAAGCCAACTCCAATATTTGTACCTCGCAGGTGCTGCTGGCCAATATCGCCAGTCTCTATGCGGTGTTCCACGGCCCGCAGGGGTTGAAACGTATTGCCGGACGTATCCATCGCCTGACCGACATTCTTGCCGCGGGTCTGCAGCGCGGCGGCCTGAAACTGCGTCATGCGCACTACTTCGACACGCTCTGCGTTGAAGTGGCGGATAAAGCCGGAGTGCTGGCGCGTGCGGAAGCTCATGAGATCAACCTGCGTAGCGACATTCTCAACGCCGTCGGCATTACGCTGGATGAAACCACCACCCGCGACGATGTGCTGGCGCTGTTTAGCGTTCTGCTCGGCGACGCGCACGGTCTGGAGATCGACGCGCTGGATAAAGAGGTTGCTCTCGACAGCCGCTCTCTGCCTGCTGAGATGGTGCGCGACGATGCGATCCTCAGCCACCCGGTGTTCAATCGCTACCATAGCGAAACCGAGATGATGCGCTATATGCACTCGCTGGAGCGTAAAGATCTGGCGCTCAATCAGGCGATGATCCCGCTCGGATCCTGCACCATGAAGCTTAACGCCGCAGCAGAGATGATCCCGATCACCTGGCCGGAGTTTGCGGAACTGCACCCGTTCTGCCCGCCGGAGCAGGCGGAAGGTTATCACCAGATGATCGCGCAGCTCTCCGACTGGCTGGTGAAACTGACCGGTTACGATGCGCTCTGTATGCAGCCGAACTCCGGCGCGCAGGGGGAATATGCTGGTCTGCTGGCGATCCGCCACTATCACGAAAGCCGCAATGAGGGGCATCGCGATATCTGCCTTATCCCAAGCTCTGCCCACGGCACCAACCCGGCTTCAGCGCAAATGGCTGGCATGCAGGTAGTGGTCGTGGCCTGCGATAAGAATGGCAATATCGATCTGGCCGATCTGCGCGCGAAAGCGGAGCTGGCGGGCGACAACCTCTCCTGCATTATGGTCACCTACCCGTCGACGCACGGCGTCTATGAAGAGACCATCCGCGAAGTGTGCGAAGTGGTGCATCAGTTTGGTGGCCAGGTTTACCTTGATGGCGCGAACATGAACGCGCAGGTCGGCATCACCTCGCCGGGCTTTATCGGCGCGGATGTATCGCACCTCAATCTGCATAAAACTTTCTGTATACCGCACGGCGGCGGCGGCCCGGGTATGGGGCCGATTGGCGTCAAAACGCATCTGGCACCGTTTGTTCCGGGCCATAGCGTGGTGCAAATTGAAGGCATGCTGACGCGGCAGGGCGCGGTTTCCGCCGCACCGTTTGGCAGCGCGTCGATCCTGCCGATCAGCTGGATGTATATCCGCATGATGGGTGCCGAGGGGCTGAAGAAGGCGAGCCAGGTGGCGATCCTTAATGCCAACTATATTGCCAGCCGCCTGAAAGAGGCTTTCCCGGTGCTCTACACCGGTCGTGATGGACGCGTGGCGCATGAGTGCATCCTCGATATTCGCCCCCTGAAAGAGGCGACCGGCATCAGCGAGCTGGATATCGCCAAGCGCCTGATCGACTATGGATTCCACGCGCCGACCATGTCCTTCCCGGTTGCCGGCACGCTGATGGTTGAGCCGACGGAGTCTGAAAGCAAAGCCGAGCTGGATCGCTTTATCGACGCAATGCTGGCGATCCGTGCTGAGATCGAGCGTGTGAAACAGGGCGAGTGGACGCTGGAGGATAACCCGCTAGTCAATGCGCCGCACACGCAGCATGAACTGGTGAGCGAGTGGAACCACGCTTACAGCCGCGAGCTGGCGGTCTTCCCGGCGGGCGCGGTCAACAAATACTGGCCGACCGTGAAGCGCCTCGATGACGTCTATGGCGACCGCAATCTCTTTTGCTCCTGCGTACCGATGAGTGAATACCAATAA
- the gcvH gene encoding glycine cleavage system protein GcvH, whose amino-acid sequence MSNVPGDLKYSKEHEWLRKEADGSYTVGITEHAQELLGDMVFVDLPDVGTTVSAGDDCAVAESVKAASDIYAPIGGEIVAVNDSLNDSPELVNSAPYGEGWIFKIKANDEAEVEALLDATGYSALLEDE is encoded by the coding sequence ATGAGCAATGTACCAGGCGATCTGAAATACAGCAAAGAACACGAGTGGCTGCGTAAAGAAGCGGACGGCAGCTACACCGTCGGTATCACCGAGCATGCGCAAGAGCTGCTGGGCGATATGGTGTTTGTTGACCTGCCGGACGTTGGCACCACCGTTAGCGCTGGCGACGACTGCGCCGTGGCGGAGTCGGTAAAAGCAGCATCCGATATTTATGCGCCAATTGGCGGTGAAATCGTTGCGGTTAACGACAGCCTGAATGATTCGCCGGAGCTGGTGAACAGCGCGCCCTATGGCGAAGGCTGGATCTTCAAAATCAAGGCTAACGATGAGGCGGAAGTTGAAGCGCTGTTAGACGCAACCGGCTATAGCGCGCTGTTAGAAGACGAATAA
- the gcvT gene encoding glycine cleavage system aminomethyltransferase GcvT, with product MAQQTPLFEQHTQCGARMVDFHGWMMPLHYGSQLDEHHAVRSDAGMFDVSHMTIVDLKGSRTREFLRYLLANDVAKLTKPGKALYSGMLNASGGVIDDLIVYYFTEEFFRLVVNSATREKDLSWISQHAEPYAIDITVRDDLSLIAVQGPHAQERAASLFTDAQREAVSGMKPFFGVEAGDLFIATTGYTGEAGYEIALPNEKAADFWQGLLNAGVKPCGLGARDTLRLEAGMNLYGQEMDEGVSPLAANMGWTIAWEPQDRDFIGRDVLEQQREKGTEQLVGLVMTEKGVLRNELPVHFTDAQGNVQKGMITSGTFSPTLGYSIALARVPAGIGETAVVQIRNREMPVKVIKPVFVRAGKAVA from the coding sequence ATGGCTCAGCAGACCCCTTTATTTGAACAACATACCCAATGCGGCGCTCGCATGGTCGACTTCCACGGCTGGATGATGCCGCTGCATTATGGCTCACAGCTTGATGAGCACCACGCAGTGCGCAGCGATGCCGGCATGTTTGATGTTTCACACATGACCATCGTTGACCTGAAAGGCAGCCGGACCCGTGAATTTCTGCGTTATCTGCTGGCAAACGATGTCGCGAAGTTAACCAAACCCGGTAAAGCGCTCTACAGCGGTATGCTGAATGCCTCGGGCGGCGTGATTGATGATTTGATCGTCTACTACTTCACCGAAGAGTTCTTCCGCCTCGTTGTAAACTCCGCCACCCGCGAAAAAGACCTCTCCTGGATTTCCCAACACGCCGAACCTTATGCCATCGATATCACCGTGCGCGACGATCTCTCGCTTATCGCGGTGCAGGGTCCGCATGCGCAGGAGAGAGCCGCCAGCCTGTTTACCGACGCGCAGCGCGAAGCGGTCTCTGGCATGAAACCCTTCTTCGGCGTGGAAGCGGGCGATCTCTTTATCGCCACCACCGGTTACACCGGTGAAGCCGGGTACGAGATTGCCCTGCCGAATGAAAAAGCCGCCGACTTCTGGCAAGGCTTACTTAACGCCGGCGTAAAACCCTGCGGACTGGGCGCGCGTGACACGCTGCGCCTGGAAGCGGGCATGAACCTCTACGGGCAGGAGATGGATGAAGGCGTCTCGCCACTGGCGGCCAATATGGGCTGGACCATCGCCTGGGAGCCGCAGGATCGCGACTTTATCGGACGTGATGTGCTTGAGCAGCAGCGCGAAAAAGGCACCGAGCAGCTGGTCGGCCTGGTGATGACCGAGAAAGGTGTGCTGCGTAATGAACTGCCGGTGCACTTCACCGATGCGCAAGGCAACGTGCAGAAAGGGATGATCACCAGCGGCACCTTCTCGCCGACGCTTGGCTACAGCATCGCGCTGGCCCGCGTTCCGGCAGGGATCGGCGAGACCGCCGTGGTGCAGATCCGCAACCGCGAGATGCCGGTCAAAGTGATCAAACCTGTTTTTGTGCGCGCCGGTAAAGCGGTCGCGTAA
- the ubiI gene encoding FAD-dependent 2-octaprenylphenol hydroxylase → MQSVDVAIVGGGMVGLALACGLQGSGLRVAVLEQSVPEPQAADAPPALRVSAINAASEKLLTYLGVWSGIVAGPVGCYHGMEVWEKDSFGRISFDDLSMGYSHLGYIIENTRIHQALWDQAQQCKDVTLIAPAELQQVAWGENEAFLTLKEGTMLTARLVVGADGANSWLRNRADIPLTYWDYHHHALVATIRTAEPHQAVARQVFHNDGILAFLPLNDPHLCSIVWSLPPEQAKAMQESSAEAFNQALTVAFDNRLGLCELESERHTYPLTGRYARQFAGHRLALVGDAAHTIHPLAGQGVNLGFMDVAELIAELRRLSRDGKDIGQHLYLRRYERSRKHSAAMMLASMQGFRELFAGSNPAKKLLRDIGLKLADTLPGVKPQLLRQALGLNDLPEWLR, encoded by the coding sequence GTGCAGAGTGTTGATGTTGCGATTGTCGGCGGCGGCATGGTGGGGCTGGCATTAGCCTGCGGCCTGCAAGGGAGCGGGCTGCGCGTGGCGGTGCTGGAGCAGTCGGTTCCCGAGCCGCAGGCTGCGGATGCCCCTCCGGCGCTTCGCGTCTCGGCGATTAACGCCGCCAGTGAAAAATTGCTCACCTATCTCGGCGTCTGGTCGGGCATTGTTGCCGGGCCGGTCGGCTGCTATCACGGCATGGAAGTGTGGGAGAAAGACAGCTTCGGGCGCATCTCTTTTGATGATCTGAGTATGGGTTACAGCCATCTGGGTTACATCATTGAGAACACGCGCATTCACCAGGCGCTGTGGGATCAGGCGCAGCAGTGCAAAGATGTCACCCTGATTGCGCCAGCGGAGTTACAGCAGGTTGCGTGGGGTGAGAACGAAGCGTTCCTGACCCTGAAAGAGGGCACCATGCTGACGGCGCGTCTGGTCGTTGGTGCCGACGGCGCTAACTCGTGGCTGCGCAACCGTGCGGATATTCCGCTCACCTACTGGGATTATCACCATCACGCGCTGGTGGCGACGATCCGCACCGCCGAGCCGCACCAGGCTGTCGCGCGCCAGGTTTTCCATAATGATGGCATCCTCGCGTTTCTGCCGCTGAACGATCCGCATTTATGCTCGATCGTCTGGTCGTTGCCGCCGGAGCAGGCGAAGGCGATGCAGGAGAGCAGCGCGGAGGCGTTCAACCAGGCGCTGACCGTGGCCTTCGATAACCGCCTTGGTCTGTGCGAGCTTGAGAGCGAACGCCACACTTACCCGTTAACCGGGCGCTATGCGCGGCAGTTTGCCGGGCATCGGTTAGCGCTGGTGGGCGATGCGGCACATACCATCCATCCTTTAGCCGGCCAGGGCGTTAACCTCGGATTTATGGATGTGGCTGAGCTGATTGCTGAGCTGCGCCGTTTAAGCCGCGACGGTAAAGATATCGGTCAACACCTTTATCTGCGCCGTTACGAGCGCAGCCGTAAACACAGCGCCGCGATGATGCTGGCGAGTATGCAGGGCTTTCGCGAACTGTTTGCTGGTTCTAATCCGGCGAAAAAGCTGCTGCGCGATATCGGTTTGAAACTGGCGGATACGCTTCCCGGCGTTAAACCACAGTTATTGCGCCAGGCTTTAGGCCTTAACGATCTGCCGGAGTGGTTACGTTAA
- the ubiH gene encoding 2-octaprenyl-6-methoxyphenyl hydroxylase → MSVIIVGGGMAGATLALAISHLTQGKLAVHLVEANAPGAQDHPGFDARAIALAAGTCQQLAHIGVWQSLASCATPISTVHVSDRGHAGFVTLTAEEYRLDALGQVVELHDVGQRLFRRLQNAPGVTLHCPDRVDHFTRSQEQVTVTLQSGKQLTGELLVAADGSRSSIAGQLNIDWQQSSYDQAAVIANVTTSVAHQGRAFERFTEHGPLAMLPMSQGRCSLVWCHPREKQQQVASWSDEQFCEELQKAFGWRLGRILHAGKRSVYPLALSTASSSVSHRGVLVGNAAQTLHPIAGQGFNLGMRDVMTLAETLSQAFIEQSDVGSYPLLLRYNQRRQADKAATIGVTDGLVHLFANRWAPLVVGRNLGLMAMELFTPARDALAQRTLGWVAR, encoded by the coding sequence ATGAGCGTGATCATCGTTGGCGGCGGCATGGCTGGCGCAACCCTTGCGCTGGCGATTTCACATCTGACGCAGGGCAAACTTGCCGTTCATCTGGTGGAAGCGAACGCGCCCGGCGCGCAGGATCACCCCGGTTTTGACGCGCGTGCGATCGCGCTGGCGGCCGGCACCTGCCAGCAGCTGGCGCACATTGGTGTCTGGCAGTCGCTCGCTTCCTGCGCAACGCCTATTTCAACCGTACACGTCAGCGATCGCGGGCATGCTGGTTTCGTAACGCTGACGGCGGAAGAGTACCGGCTGGATGCGTTAGGCCAGGTGGTTGAGCTGCACGATGTCGGGCAGCGGCTCTTCAGGCGGCTGCAAAACGCGCCGGGTGTCACGCTGCACTGCCCGGATCGCGTCGACCACTTTACCCGTAGCCAGGAGCAGGTGACGGTGACGCTACAGAGCGGTAAGCAACTCACCGGCGAACTGCTGGTAGCAGCAGACGGCTCGCGCTCATCGATTGCCGGGCAGCTCAATATCGACTGGCAGCAGTCGTCTTACGATCAGGCGGCGGTGATTGCCAATGTCACCACCTCCGTTGCCCATCAGGGACGCGCGTTTGAGCGCTTTACTGAACATGGCCCGCTGGCGATGCTGCCGATGTCGCAGGGGCGCTGCTCACTGGTGTGGTGTCACCCGCGTGAAAAACAGCAGCAGGTGGCGAGCTGGTCAGACGAACAGTTTTGCGAGGAGTTGCAAAAAGCTTTCGGCTGGCGGCTTGGCCGCATCCTGCATGCCGGGAAGCGCAGCGTCTACCCGCTGGCGCTCTCCACCGCCAGTTCATCTGTCTCCCATCGTGGCGTGCTGGTCGGTAACGCCGCGCAGACGCTGCATCCCATTGCCGGGCAGGGCTTCAACCTTGGCATGCGCGATGTGATGACACTGGCGGAAACCCTCTCGCAGGCCTTTATCGAACAGAGTGATGTGGGAAGCTACCCGCTGTTGCTGCGTTATAACCAGCGTCGGCAGGCAGATAAAGCTGCCACCATCGGCGTGACGGATGGGCTGGTGCATCTCTTCGCCAACCGCTGGGCGCCGCTCGTTGTTGGGCGCAACCTCGGGTTGATGGCGATGGAACTATTTACCCCGGCGCGTGATGCGCTGGCGCAACGAACCCTCGGTTGGGTCGCCCGTTAA
- the pepP gene encoding Xaa-Pro aminopeptidase, producing the protein MTQLEFLRRRQALLAQMVPGSAALIFAAPEATRSADSEYPYRQSSDFWYFTGFNEPEAVLVLIKSDDTHNHSVLFNRVRDKTAEIWFGRRLGQEAAPQKLGVDRALAFPEIDEHLYQLLNGLDAVYHAQGEYAYADTILFAALDKLRKGSRQNLKAPATLTDWRPIVHEMRLFKSAEEIDVLRRAGEISALAHTRAMQVCRPGMFEYQLEGEIQHEFNRHGARFPSYNTIVGAGENGCILHYTENESEMRAGDLVLIDAGCEYKGYAGDITRTFPVSGKFTPAQREIYDIVLASLERALELFRPGTSIQEVTGEVVRIMVSGLVKLGILQGDVDELIAQSAHRAFFMHGLSHWLGLDVHDVGVYGQDRSRELAPGMVLTVEPGLYIAPDADVPEQYRGIGIRIEDDIVITDSGNENLTASVVKKADEIEALMAKARA; encoded by the coding sequence ATGACACAGCTTGAGTTTCTCCGTCGTCGCCAGGCGTTACTGGCGCAGATGGTTCCGGGTAGCGCGGCATTGATCTTTGCCGCGCCGGAAGCGACCCGCAGCGCAGACAGTGAATACCCCTATCGCCAGAGTAGCGATTTCTGGTATTTCACCGGTTTTAACGAGCCGGAAGCGGTGCTGGTGCTGATCAAAAGCGATGACACCCACAACCACAGCGTGCTGTTCAACCGCGTGCGTGATAAAACCGCTGAAATCTGGTTTGGTCGCCGCCTCGGCCAGGAGGCCGCGCCACAGAAGCTCGGCGTCGATCGCGCGCTGGCATTCCCTGAGATTGACGAGCATCTCTATCAACTGCTCAATGGCCTTGATGCGGTCTATCACGCGCAGGGCGAATATGCTTACGCGGACACCATCCTCTTTGCCGCGCTCGACAAGCTGCGTAAAGGCTCGCGGCAGAACCTGAAAGCACCTGCTACGCTGACCGACTGGCGTCCCATCGTGCATGAGATGCGCCTGTTTAAATCCGCTGAAGAGATCGACGTGCTGCGCCGCGCGGGCGAAATCTCCGCGCTGGCCCACACCCGTGCGATGCAGGTGTGCCGCCCAGGCATGTTTGAGTATCAGCTGGAAGGTGAAATTCAGCATGAGTTTAACCGCCACGGCGCGCGCTTTCCCTCCTATAACACCATTGTCGGCGCGGGTGAAAACGGCTGCATCCTGCACTACACCGAGAATGAAAGCGAAATGCGCGCGGGTGATCTGGTGCTGATTGACGCGGGCTGCGAATACAAAGGCTATGCTGGCGATATCACCCGCACCTTCCCGGTTAGCGGCAAATTTACCCCGGCGCAGCGTGAGATTTACGACATTGTGCTCGCCTCACTGGAACGCGCGCTTGAACTGTTCCGCCCCGGCACCTCGATTCAGGAAGTGACCGGCGAAGTGGTGCGCATCATGGTGAGCGGGCTGGTGAAGCTCGGCATTCTGCAGGGCGATGTTGATGAGCTGATTGCGCAGAGCGCCCATCGCGCCTTCTTTATGCATGGCTTAAGTCACTGGCTGGGGCTGGATGTGCATGATGTCGGCGTTTACGGCCAGGATCGCTCCCGCGAACTGGCACCCGGCATGGTGCTTACCGTTGAGCCGGGGCTCTACATCGCGCCGGACGCCGATGTGCCGGAGCAGTACCGCGGTATCGGCATTCGCATCGAAGATGACATTGTCATCACCGACAGCGGCAACGAGAACCTGACTGCCAGCGTGGTCAAAAAAGCCGATGAGATCGAAGCGCTGATGGCGAAGGCGCGCGCATGA
- a CDS encoding YecA family protein, with product MSIQNEIPGYKEVGQLLNQQGVGLHPAEMHGLIAGMLCGGNKDTSWQPLLHDLTNEGLAFGHELAQALRAMHAATSDSLEDDGFLFQLYLPEGDDVSVFDRADALAGWVNHFLLGLGVSQPKLDKVTGETGEAIDDLRNIAQLGYDEDEDQEELEMSLEEIIEYVRVAALLCHDTFTRQQPTAPEVRKPTLH from the coding sequence ATGTCTATACAGAACGAAATACCTGGTTACAAGGAAGTAGGCCAGTTACTCAACCAACAAGGCGTGGGATTGCATCCTGCTGAAATGCATGGGCTGATCGCGGGGATGCTCTGCGGCGGTAATAAAGACACCTCATGGCAGCCGCTGTTACATGATTTAACCAACGAAGGGCTGGCCTTCGGTCATGAACTTGCCCAGGCGCTGCGTGCAATGCATGCCGCCACCAGCGATTCGCTGGAAGATGACGGCTTTCTCTTTCAGCTCTACCTGCCCGAAGGCGACGACGTCAGCGTCTTTGACCGCGCCGATGCGCTGGCAGGCTGGGTGAATCACTTCCTGCTGGGGCTTGGCGTTTCACAACCGAAGCTTGACAAAGTGACCGGCGAAACCGGCGAAGCGATTGACGATCTGCGCAACATTGCGCAGCTGGGCTACGACGAAGACGAAGATCAGGAAGAGCTGGAGATGTCTCTGGAAGAGATCATCGAGTATGTCCGCGTCGCGGCGCTGCTCTGCCACGATACCTTCACGCGCCAGCAACCGACCGCACCGGAAGTGCGCAAGCCCACACTACACTAA
- the zapA gene encoding cell division protein ZapA has product MSAQPVDIQIFGRSLRVNCPPEQIDALNQAAEDLNQRLQDLKVRTRVTNTEQLVFIAALNISYELAQEKAKTRDYASSMEQRIKMLQQTIEQALLDQGRITERPGPKFE; this is encoded by the coding sequence ATGTCTGCACAACCCGTCGATATCCAAATTTTTGGCCGTTCACTCCGCGTGAACTGCCCGCCTGAGCAGATAGATGCGCTGAATCAGGCTGCGGAAGATCTGAATCAGCGGTTGCAAGATCTGAAGGTTCGCACTAGAGTCACAAATACTGAGCAGTTGGTGTTTATCGCCGCGCTGAATATCAGCTACGAGCTGGCTCAGGAAAAGGCAAAAACCCGTGATTACGCTTCCAGCATGGAGCAGCGTATTAAGATGTTACAGCAGACCATTGAACAGGCTTTACTTGATCAGGGTCGCATAACGGAAAGACCGGGGCCGAAGTTTGAATAA
- a CDS encoding 5-formyltetrahydrofolate cyclo-ligase, producing the protein MTQLPDSLPSRQAIRKQIRQRRREITSAQQRHFAEQAALRMMSWPPVVMAHSIALFLSFDGELDTQPLIEQLWRSGKRVYLPVLHPFSPGNLLFLHYHPRSELVTNRLKIQEPKLDVRDVLPLSQLDVLITPLVAFDEQGQRLGMGGGFYDRTLQHWRTYGVQPVGYAHDCQRVEKLPVEEWDIPLPAVITPSTVWEW; encoded by the coding sequence ATGACGCAACTGCCCGATTCACTTCCGTCACGACAAGCAATTCGCAAACAGATTCGTCAACGCCGACGAGAAATCACCAGCGCCCAGCAGCGCCATTTCGCTGAACAAGCCGCACTGCGCATGATGTCCTGGCCGCCTGTTGTGATGGCACACAGCATCGCCCTGTTTCTCTCCTTTGACGGCGAGCTTGATACCCAGCCGCTGATTGAACAGCTGTGGCGAAGCGGCAAACGCGTTTACCTTCCCGTACTACACCCCTTCAGCCCCGGCAATCTGCTCTTTTTGCACTACCATCCGCGTAGCGAACTGGTGACCAATCGTCTGAAAATTCAGGAGCCGAAGCTGGACGTGCGGGATGTGCTCCCCTTGAGCCAGCTCGACGTACTCATCACGCCGTTAGTTGCCTTCGATGAACAGGGGCAGCGCCTCGGCATGGGCGGGGGGTTCTATGACAGAACGCTGCAACACTGGCGCACATATGGCGTACAGCCGGTCGGTTATGCTCATGACTGCCAGCGTGTAGAGAAGTTGCCGGTGGAGGAGTGGGATATTCCGCTGCCTGCGGTGATCACACCATCAACGGTGTGGGAGTGGTAA